From the Solanum pennellii chromosome 4, SPENNV200 genome, one window contains:
- the LOC107017751 gene encoding phosphatidate phosphatase PAH2-like isoform X1 → MSTMGRIGSYIGRGVRSVSGTLNPFGGAVDIIVVRQPDGSLKSTPWYVRFGKIQGVLKARENAVNVSVNGVEAGFRMNLDNRGQAFFLRERDMENGYSLTTRTSEQLATLNLKEGKNVVVFTCSKQQVDARIYLWRWDANIVISDVDGTITRSDVLGQFMPLVGRDWSQTGVAHLLSAIKENGYQLLFLSARSISQAYLTRQFLFNLMQDGKGLPEGPVVTSPDGLFLSLYREVVKRAPQEFKIACLQEIKALFPYNRNPFYAGFGNRDTDEICYLKVEVPEAKIFTINSKGQIVLKRNTDTMSYSCLHGCVNDLFPPMSSVSRCSLRRLTM, encoded by the exons ATGAGTACTATGGGGAGGATAGGTAGTTACATAGGTAGAGGGGTACGTAGTGTTTCGGGGACTTTAAATCCATTTGGTGGTGCTGTGGATATCATTGTGGTGAGGCAGCCAGATGGGAGTTTGAAATCAACTCCTTGGTATGTTAGATTTGGGAAGATTCAGGGGGTTTTGAAGGCTAGAGAAAATGCGGTTAATGTAAGTGTCAATGGCGTTGAAGCTGGTTTTCGTATGAATTTAGATAATAGAGGGCAGGCATTCTTCCTAAGGGAGCGAGACATGGAAAATGGATATTCTTTAACTACTCGAACATCTGAACAACTTGCAACTTTGAATCTGAAGGAGGGAAAGAATGTGGTTGTATTCACGTGCTCAAAACAGCAG GTTGATGCACGTATATATTTGTGGAGATGGGACGCAAATATTGTAATCTCGGATGTTGATGGAACAATTACTAG ATCTGACGTTCTAGGACAGTTCATGCCTTTGGTGGGGAGGGATTGGTCACAGACAGGTGTTGCACATCTCTTATCGGCTATCAAG GAGAACGGTTATCAATTGCTTTTCTTGAGTGCACGTTCTATTTCACAGGCCTATCTGACTAGACAATTCCTGTTTAATCTTATGCAG GATGGAAAGGGATTACCGGAAGGACCAGTTGTCACATCTCCTGATGGGctttttctttctctatatAGAGAAG TGGTTAAAAGAGCTCCCCAGGAATTCAAAATTGCTTGCTTACAG GAAATCAAGGCATTGTTCCCTTATAATAGGAATCCGTTTTATGCTGGTTTTGGAAACAGGGACACTGACGAGATCTGCTACCTCAAGGTTGAAGTACCTGAAGCAAAAATCTTCACCATCAATTCAAAG GGTCAAATTGTGCTAAAGCGCAACACAGATACAATGTCATACTCCTGTCTACATGGTTGTGTTAATGACTTGTTTCCACCTATGTCCTCAGTGAGCAG GTGCAGCTTACGGAGGCTGACTATGTGA
- the LOC107017751 gene encoding phosphatidate phosphatase PAH2-like isoform X2, whose amino-acid sequence MSTMGRIGSYIGRGVRSVSGTLNPFGGAVDIIVVRQPDGSLKSTPWYVRFGKIQGVLKARENAVNVSVNGVEAGFRMNLDNRGQAFFLRERDMENGYSLTTRTSEQLATLNLKEGKNVVVFTCSKQQVDARIYLWRWDANIVISDVDGTITRSDVLGQFMPLVGRDWSQTGVAHLLSAIKENGYQLLFLSARSISQAYLTRQFLFNLMQDGKGLPEGPVVTSPDGLFLSLYREVVKRAPQEFKIACLQEIKALFPYNRNPFYAGFGNRDTDEICYLKVEVPEAKIFTINSKGQIVLKRNTDTMSYSCLHGCVNDLFPPMSSVSSLRRLTM is encoded by the exons ATGAGTACTATGGGGAGGATAGGTAGTTACATAGGTAGAGGGGTACGTAGTGTTTCGGGGACTTTAAATCCATTTGGTGGTGCTGTGGATATCATTGTGGTGAGGCAGCCAGATGGGAGTTTGAAATCAACTCCTTGGTATGTTAGATTTGGGAAGATTCAGGGGGTTTTGAAGGCTAGAGAAAATGCGGTTAATGTAAGTGTCAATGGCGTTGAAGCTGGTTTTCGTATGAATTTAGATAATAGAGGGCAGGCATTCTTCCTAAGGGAGCGAGACATGGAAAATGGATATTCTTTAACTACTCGAACATCTGAACAACTTGCAACTTTGAATCTGAAGGAGGGAAAGAATGTGGTTGTATTCACGTGCTCAAAACAGCAG GTTGATGCACGTATATATTTGTGGAGATGGGACGCAAATATTGTAATCTCGGATGTTGATGGAACAATTACTAG ATCTGACGTTCTAGGACAGTTCATGCCTTTGGTGGGGAGGGATTGGTCACAGACAGGTGTTGCACATCTCTTATCGGCTATCAAG GAGAACGGTTATCAATTGCTTTTCTTGAGTGCACGTTCTATTTCACAGGCCTATCTGACTAGACAATTCCTGTTTAATCTTATGCAG GATGGAAAGGGATTACCGGAAGGACCAGTTGTCACATCTCCTGATGGGctttttctttctctatatAGAGAAG TGGTTAAAAGAGCTCCCCAGGAATTCAAAATTGCTTGCTTACAG GAAATCAAGGCATTGTTCCCTTATAATAGGAATCCGTTTTATGCTGGTTTTGGAAACAGGGACACTGACGAGATCTGCTACCTCAAGGTTGAAGTACCTGAAGCAAAAATCTTCACCATCAATTCAAAG GGTCAAATTGTGCTAAAGCGCAACACAGATACAATGTCATACTCCTGTCTACATGGTTGTGTTAATGACTTGTTTCCACCTATGTCCTCAGTGAGCAG CTTACGGAGGCTGACTATGTGA